In Citrus sinensis cultivar Valencia sweet orange chromosome 3, DVS_A1.0, whole genome shotgun sequence, the sequence AATCTCCCCATGTCTAAATCCACTGTCTCCGCAATCTGCACTGGAGTCCAATCCACAAGGAGAATCATACCATTTAGGATTGTCTTGGTAGAAACTGTCAACTGGTAGACCAACCAGACTTACATCACCCACAATTGACTCATCATGTCTGATGGGCTTGGTTAGTTTGGTATCTTCACAGTCAAGAATGCtcttatcatcaaaatcactGCACTTCAACCACTTATCAGGCTTACAAGGCTCGCCCATCAGATCCTTTTCACTTCTACACTCTGTTCTCATCTGGTCCCAAGGAACAACATCCCCAAGTGTTCGCCCAAAACTATCTTCATCGTCCTCAATCAATTCTGTCTCCTTGCCATCACCAAGTGTTCTCCAATGCACTAAATCACTTTCTCCCACCAGCACATCATCTGAATGCGGCTTGACAGAAATCAACCCTAGTGACTTCGAACCATCTTCCCCTACACTTCTAACCTTATCCAGTACATCAAACAGTTGCTGGGACACTGAACTCAATAACTCATGTGGGACTTTCCCAATTCTCGCTTCTAGCAACGCGACTTCAGCTCTCAATTCCTGCACTTGCTGCAAAACTGAAAGCTGCAAATCACTCTCATCCTTCCCCATCAGCCCAAATCCCTCATGATCCTCTCTCACCCCATAGACAGTATCTTGATCCATCAGATACCCACCTTTAGACCCAACAAGACGATGTATAATCCTCGCATTGCCATCCAATGGCCCCGGTTCATGCCCTGAATGCACTGCATACAGCTTAAAAACTGCCATCCCCTCCTCCTGATACACAAACGTTTTATCCTTCTCATTGTAATTGGCAATTGGTACTATCGCCCTAATCCTAAACCCACAGCCACACCTCTTAGACGCATAGGGTTCCCTCTTCAACATCTTCGACTTCTTTGCCGCAGGCTCCCCAGCCCTATGGCAAGCATAATCCTTCACTTCAGCCATAAAAGGCTTATACCTGATGTACTTCTGCCTAATACAAAGCACAACCTTATGTTTTGCTGCTAATTGCTGTAACCTATGTGGCACCTCTTTAGCAGGGACATCAAATGACTCGGTATACTCAAACCTACGCCGTTTGCTTCTGGAACCAGAGCCAGATGAAGTGGAACACACAGGGCACGCAGCCACACAAACCCTAATGTAACTTTCAGGTATGCCATAAAATTTAGCTCCCACTGTCCAGACTTGTTTAATTCTCTCTATAGTTTCTTTAAGCCCTAAGTGTTTTAAATCGGCATCGCCATGAAAATTCATAACTATATCTTGCCATTGATTAAAGTGAGAGACATATTGCTGCGAGTTATTCTTGAAACAGAGGTATTCGTTACCGGATGCGGGGTCCACGTGAGCCGTTAGCTTGTCCTGGATTCGCTTCCACGCCGTGAGGTAGGCCGTATCCTCGTTACGGTCCTTCCAGACGGCCCGCCAAGACTTGAGCACGGCTCGCGGCGTGGCGGCGCGGATCTCGGCTGGAGTTGCGAGCCGCTGCTCCAGAATGCACCGGATCATCAAAGCGTGAGACTCCGCGTTGAAAGTGTAGAATTGAGTGGATATATGAGGCTCGGGGCTAATGTACGCGGGAGGCTGATTCGGCACCTTGTTAATGACGTCGTCATGGTTCGTATGATTGGTCGCTGCGTCGTCGTTTTCGGAAGACGAGTGACTTGGGGATTCCTCGGAAGAGGTACGGAACAGGACGATTTCAGGaagggaagaaaaagaaaccggGTCATCGTGATTGGGGTTGTGGTCGTGGTTGTGATTGTGGATGGACGGCTGAGATTCCgtctggtggtggtggtggtggttgaTGATCATGGGTGGTGGGACCAGATcatgatgatgaggatgaaAGAGATCGTCTTCAGTTTTGTGCGGATTCATGAGCAGAGAGCCAAGTAGAGGATGATGAAAGAAAGAGTAGCAGCAGCAGTTTCTTAGTAACTTCCTACGCTATGTTCAGTTTCTCTGACATTTTTAGAACCCAAGGGTTTCTTCCCCACTGTCTCTCTCTCGACTTAAAAaagtcttttttatttttaattttatttttatttttacttccccccccccctcgCTTTTGTCCTAATTCTTGTTTCGTTGCTGTTgcgttattttatttatcctaatgtatattttaatagaattatataatatactGACCTGATAcatgtatttttcatatttttatagttaGTTAGAATCACAAGATCATTATAAGATACCATTGGCTTGATTCCCACTGGGCACCGTACCTAGTCCTCAGcaagtaattaaaaacaacaacaacaataataataagcgttacaaaaagaaaaatacgtGAGAATGACCATTATCTGAACCATGTGGCATGGTATGAT encodes:
- the LOC102629143 gene encoding uncharacterized protein LOC102629143; protein product: MNPHKTEDDLFHPHHHDLVPPPMIINHHHHHQTESQPSIHNHNHDHNPNHDDPVSFSSLPEIVLFRTSSEESPSHSSSENDDAATNHTNHDDVINKVPNQPPAYISPEPHISTQFYTFNAESHALMIRCILEQRLATPAEIRAATPRAVLKSWRAVWKDRNEDTAYLTAWKRIQDKLTAHVDPASGNEYLCFKNNSQQYVSHFNQWQDIVMNFHGDADLKHLGLKETIERIKQVWTVGAKFYGIPESYIRVCVAACPVCSTSSGSGSRSKRRRFEYTESFDVPAKEVPHRLQQLAAKHKVVLCIRQKYIRYKPFMAEVKDYACHRAGEPAAKKSKMLKREPYASKRCGCGFRIRAIVPIANYNEKDKTFVYQEEGMAVFKLYAVHSGHEPGPLDGNARIIHRLVGSKGGYLMDQDTVYGVREDHEGFGLMGKDESDLQLSVLQQVQELRAEVALLEARIGKVPHELLSSVSQQLFDVLDKVRSVGEDGSKSLGLISVKPHSDDVLVGESDLVHWRTLGDGKETELIEDDEDSFGRTLGDVVPWDQMRTECRSEKDLMGEPCKPDKWLKCSDFDDKSILDCEDTKLTKPIRHDESIVGDVSLVGLPVDSFYQDNPKWYDSPCGLDSSADCGDSGFRHGEIV